A portion of the Aphelocoma coerulescens isolate FSJ_1873_10779 chromosome 1, UR_Acoe_1.0, whole genome shotgun sequence genome contains these proteins:
- the IL18BP gene encoding interleukin-18-binding protein, translating to MDRSGGQTALRSTSCDLRDPGRRMLGGPLGAPAWILLLCWGLAARCTGAMALPPPSITILRMPAEPPHPGESVTVSCEALSGLPELTLLYWLENGSFVESLHPDGAVHEGTVQEELQGSGLALHRDLHFSSFDTQHLHTNFTCVVLSPLGVDTREVRWPSPALAPVTGKSAGLG from the exons ATGGACCGGAGCGGTGGGCAGACAGCCTTGAGGAGCACCAGCTGCGACTTGAGGGACCCGGGGAGGAGGATGCTGGGGG GGCCCCTGGGAGCCCCCGCCTGgatcctcctgctctgctggggcCTGGCCGCTCGCTGCACAG GTGCCATGGCCTTGCCACCGCCCAGCATCACCATCCTGCGGATGCCGGCAGAGCCCCCCCACCCAG GCGAGAGCGTGACCGTGTCATGCGAGGCATTGAGTGGACTGCCGGAGCTGACGCTGCTCTACTGGCTGGAGAACGGCTCCTTCGTGGAGAGCCTGCACCCGGACGGTGCTGTGCATGAGGGGACAGTGCA agaggagctgcagggctcAGGGTTGGCCCTGCACCGTGACCTGCACTTCAGCTCCTTCGACACCCAGCACCTGCACACCAACTTCACCTGCGTGGTGCTCAGTCCCCTCGGTGTTGACACCAGGGAGGTGCGATGGCCATCCCCAGCACTGGCCCCTGTCACTGGCAAGAGTGCGGGCCTGGGCTGA
- the RNF121 gene encoding E3 ubiquitin ligase RNF121 isoform X3, with protein sequence MAAVLEVEVGGPVEREVEEVDLSHLSPEERWRVEHVRMHAKHRGHEAMHAEMVLILIATLVVAQLLLVQWKQRHPRSYNMVTLFQMWVVPLYFTIKLNWWRFLVIWVLFSAVTAFVTFRATRKPLVQTTPRLVYKWFLLIYKISYATGIVGYMAVMFTLFGLNLLFRIKPEDAMDFGISLLFYGLYYGVLERDFAEMCADYMASTIGFYSASGMPTKHLSDSVCAVCGQQIFVDVNEEGIIENTYRLSCNHVFHEFCIRGWCIVGKKQTCPYCKEKVDLKRMFSNPSCPAGRGHTSCMGSCWTGCATWWPGSQ encoded by the exons ATGGCGGCCGTGCTGGAGGTGGAGGTTGGCGGCCCCGTTGAGCGTGAGGTGGAGGAG gTTGATCTTTCACACTTGTCCCCAGAGGAGAGATGGAG GGTGGAGCATGTACGGATGCATGCCAAGCACCGTGGGCACGAGGCGATGCACGCCGAAATGGTCCTCATCCTCATCGCCACGCTTGTGgtggcacagctcctcctggttCAGTGGAAGCAGCGGCACCCTCGCTCCTACAAT ATGGTGACCCTCTTCCAGATGTGGGTAGTGCCTCTGTATTTCACTATCAAGCTGAACTGGTGGCGGTTCCTGGTGATCTGGGTGCTCTTCTCAGCAGTCACAGCTTTTGTCACCTTCCGGGCAACTCGAAAGCCTCTGGTACAGACAACACCCAG GCTGGTTTATAAATGGTTTCTACTAATATACAAGATCAGCTATGCTACTGGGATCGTGGGGTATATGGCTGTCATGTTTACGCTTTTTGGTCTTAACTTATTATTCAG AATCAAACCAGAAGATGCGATGGACTTCGGCATCTCCCTCCTCTTCTATGGTCTGTACTACGGAGTGCTGGAACGGGACTTTGCTGAAATGTGTGCGGATTACATGGCCTCAACCATCGGG TTCTACAGCGCCTCAGGGATGCCCACCAAGCACCTCTCCGACAGCGTCTGTGCCGTCTGTGGCCAGCAGATCTTCGTGGATGTCAATGAGGAGGGGATCATTGAGAACACCTACCGCCTCTCCTGCAACCACGT GTTTCATGAATTCTGCATCCGGGGCTGGTGCATTGTCGGGAAGAAGCAGACGTGTCCATACTGCAAAGAGAAGGTGGATCTCAAGAGGATGTTCAGTAA TCCttcctgcccagctgggagaggcCACACGTCATGTATGGGCAGCTGCTGGACTGGCTGCGCTACTTGGTGGCCTGGCAGCCAGTGA
- the RNF121 gene encoding E3 ubiquitin ligase RNF121 isoform X2, producing MAAVLEVEVGGPVEREVDLSHLSPEERWRVEHVRMHAKHRGHEAMHAEMVLILIATLVVAQLLLVQWKQRHPRSYNMVTLFQMWVVPLYFTIKLNWWRFLVIWVLFSAVTAFVTFRATRKPLVQTTPRLVYKWFLLIYKISYATGIVGYMAVMFTLFGLNLLFRIKPEDAMDFGISLLFYGLYYGVLERDFAEMCADYMASTIGFYSASGMPTKHLSDSVCAVCGQQIFVDVNEEGIIENTYRLSCNHVFHEFCIRGWCIVGKKQTCPYCKEKVDLKRMFSNPWERPHVMYGQLLDWLRYLVAWQPVIIGLVQGINYILGLE from the exons ATGGCGGCCGTGCTGGAGGTGGAGGTTGGCGGCCCCGTTGAGCGTGAG gTTGATCTTTCACACTTGTCCCCAGAGGAGAGATGGAG GGTGGAGCATGTACGGATGCATGCCAAGCACCGTGGGCACGAGGCGATGCACGCCGAAATGGTCCTCATCCTCATCGCCACGCTTGTGgtggcacagctcctcctggttCAGTGGAAGCAGCGGCACCCTCGCTCCTACAAT ATGGTGACCCTCTTCCAGATGTGGGTAGTGCCTCTGTATTTCACTATCAAGCTGAACTGGTGGCGGTTCCTGGTGATCTGGGTGCTCTTCTCAGCAGTCACAGCTTTTGTCACCTTCCGGGCAACTCGAAAGCCTCTGGTACAGACAACACCCAG GCTGGTTTATAAATGGTTTCTACTAATATACAAGATCAGCTATGCTACTGGGATCGTGGGGTATATGGCTGTCATGTTTACGCTTTTTGGTCTTAACTTATTATTCAG AATCAAACCAGAAGATGCGATGGACTTCGGCATCTCCCTCCTCTTCTATGGTCTGTACTACGGAGTGCTGGAACGGGACTTTGCTGAAATGTGTGCGGATTACATGGCCTCAACCATCGGG TTCTACAGCGCCTCAGGGATGCCCACCAAGCACCTCTCCGACAGCGTCTGTGCCGTCTGTGGCCAGCAGATCTTCGTGGATGTCAATGAGGAGGGGATCATTGAGAACACCTACCGCCTCTCCTGCAACCACGT GTTTCATGAATTCTGCATCCGGGGCTGGTGCATTGTCGGGAAGAAGCAGACGTGTCCATACTGCAAAGAGAAGGTGGATCTCAAGAGGATGTTCAGTAATCC ctgggagaggcCACACGTCATGTATGGGCAGCTGCTGGACTGGCTGCGCTACTTGGTGGCCTGGCAGCCAGTGATCATCGGACTGGTCCAGGGAATCAACTACATCCTGGGGCTGGAGTAA
- the NUMA1 gene encoding nuclear mitotic apparatus protein 1 isoform X3, producing the protein MSSSSFEEHSPLSPLPHKREVHFLELQRISSFPSTNLPSTPSSPMGDIMQTPQFQLRRLKEQLVFERENREELEVEMAENHKLIMEKDAQITMMQQRIDRLVKLNEKQAEDQLEPKEMEELREKNESLVGRLHEAFRQCQDLKTEKAQMDRKINKLSEENGDLSFKLREIASNMVQLQRALNELSEEHNTAMAQSQEKQRQLEKELHAALQDKKCSEEKIEILQGKISLLEDQLAKLEECSTQEKGEVMGDILKLEELKQEVSSLTAKGMRLEEEKQQLDSLVTSLQSSLSESHRARERLKRDLQARAAEGQAERLAALSVQHEQTLRERDAALQQLQQANASLSSQLQAVDEEKAALSRKVSELEAQILELGAQRQQGVAAEELKAQLQELEGRLKESQQRLSEREKLARENSRLQEQLLFLEESLRNTEGILEDEKRRAAECLEGNLARIAELEAERQQLVQERESALLERGEELATRQVLEESREQPLGASPAARGEDEECRRLKEEMQVLSREHGRACQQLQAEQEKVAALEAQAERLAGLQADLSSAQSWAKEKETEEQKLRAEISSLQEKMAVAEQAAAQRVAKLEADARRAAEALEGVSQQLSQEKLKSKELEGTMEQLQIAEKELVSLRSAMQEKESWKEQVSQCIQEMERKNSLISSLEHEVSILHRQVTEKEGESKELKRLILAESEKSKKLEERLRVLQTEMATAASRAAERCSLMKVEVQRCQEEMEKQRMTIEALKRDRHCQSEREDELRQEAKVCQDKCLQKEQLLAALQQELDSARAERASLESQHQQDLEQRAKAMSTLQVELAQAKLEVAEVPSLREQLAEQDRAIQRLQAEAAEAGAQLAGLQQANARLAEENQGLSKTRSQGQQQLEAELGQARERHMQELEQLRATSEELVSSSRQEAKEAVQKLETMSKEYESSKAAALEERKKLLQERQRLTTQVEQLEIIQKDQTKQVEELSKKLTQHEKATWTQQQRVKALEGELQAVVTSHQEKVAELQVQLTQKEEAAEYYKGQMEKAKSHYDAKKQQNQELAEKLKAMEHLQKENTELQSKSERLAKELQQSILQAKESEMSCKNLTSQIHSLEAQVEVAKQQVRELGKFQVMTATVKGQETFCQNVADQSTDSLDEAQLLDSTRKATSSQLEVSVVQSDSEESLLSQRLPQKKSSLESLHFTPILHETPSQLESSTNSPGDFLLSSGCKTRSARRRTTINITMTDKQAESEELVRIKNIPLAQSTKTSSPAKGHLHSDASTRSLTSFPSQETPMKLETSSPGKMPGTSALLGLPGYRPVTRSSLRLQGSSSSSLGRSTVNLGTCQEEPEQLDDWNRIAELQRRNQARPPHLKTSYSLESMPSTSVGTITDEDMKMGDPEETLRRASMQPSQIITTSSMAGGQRSTQAPAQPSSMTTRQQRKRLSEETHQGPDTPPSKKPTSCFPRSQTTQDRSEQSGSQVTQESEQPAPAMQAQRRQSMAFSILNTPRELGRRLLRRAATQRGTPTPSTSSGTRRSSRIATAKSPKGKASRQSRKDKQS; encoded by the exons ATGCTCAGATCACCATGATGCAGCAGCGGATCGATCGCCTGGTTAAGCTCAACGAGAAGCAAGCTGAAGACCAGCTGGAGCCCAAAGAAATGGAGGAGCTGAGGGAGAAGAATGAGAG CCTGGTGGGGCGCCTGCACGAGGCCTTCAGGCAGTGCCAGGACCTGAAGACTGAAAAAGCACAGATGGACCGAAAAATCAACAAGCTCTCAGAGGAAAATGGGGATCTTTCCTTCAAG CTGCGGGAGATCGCCAGCAATATGGTCCAGCTGCAGCGAGCCCTGAATGAGCTCTCTGAGGAGCACAACACTGCCATGGCACAGTCGCAGGAAAAGCAGCGACAACTGGAAAAGGAGCTGCATGCTGCCCTGCAGGATAAG AAATGCTCAGAAGAGAAAATCGAGATTCTACAGGGAAAGATTTCTCTGCTGGAGGACCAGCTGGCCAAGCTGGAGGAGTGCAGCAcccaggagaagggagaagtCATGGGGGACATTTTGAAG ctggaggagctgaagCAGGAGGTGTCCAGCCTCACGGCCAAAGGAATGcggctggaggaggagaagcagcagctggacagCCTTGTCACcagtctccagagctccctctCTGAGAGCCACCGGGCCCGAGAGAGGCTGAAGCGAGACCTACAGGCACGGGCTGCTGAGGGGCAGGCTGAGCGGCTGGCTGCCCTCAGTGTCCAGCACGAGCAGACCCTGCGGGAAAGGGACGCTGCCctacagcagctccagcaggccAATGCATCCCTGAgcagccagctgcaggctgTGGATGAGGAGAAGGCTGCACTGAGCCGCAAGGTCAGCGAACTGGAAGCCCAGATCCTGGAGCTGGGTGCCCAACGGCAGCAGGGAGTGGCAGCAGAGGAACTGAAAgcccagctgcaggagctggagggcaGGCTAAAGGAGAGCCAGCAGAGGCTGTCTGAGAGGGAGAAGCTGGCCCGGGAGAACAGCcgcctgcaggagcagctgctcttCCTGGAGGAATCCCTGCGTAACACTGAGGGTATCTTGGAGGATGAGAAGAGACGGGCAGCTGAGTGCCTGGAGGGCAACCTGGCCAGGATCGCTGAGCTGGAGGCAGAAAGACAGCAGCTGGTTCAGGAGCGGGagtcagctctgctggagcgGGGCGAGGAGCTGGCCAcacgccaggtgctggaggagagccgggagcagccgctgggagcctctcctgctgccagagggGAGGACGAAGAGTGCAGGCGGCTGAAGGAGGAAATGCAGGTGCTGAGCCGGGAGCATGGCCGggcctgccagcagctgcaggctgagcaggagAAGGTGGCTGCGCTGGAGGCCCAGGCAGAGCGGCTGGCTGGCCTCCAGGCTGACCTGTCCAGTGCTCAGTCATGGGCGAAGGAGAAGGAGACTGAGGAGCAGAAGCTGAGGGCTGAGATTTCCTCCCTGCAGGAGAAGATGGCTGTGGCAGAGCAAGCAGCAGCCCAGCGTGTGGCCAAACTGGAGGCAGATGCCCGGAGAGCTGCTGAGGCACTGGAGGGAGtctcccagcagctctcccaggaGAAGCTCAAATCCAAGGAGCTGGAAGGCACCATGGAGCAGCTGCAGATTGCAGAGAAGGAGCTGGTGTCCCTCCGCTCTGCCATGCAGGAGAAGGAGAGCTGGAAGGAGCAAGTGTCCCAGTGCATCCAGGAGATGGAGAGGAAGAACAGCCtgatcagcagcctggagcatgAGGTCTCCATCCTCCATCGCCAGGTGACAGAAAAGGAAGGGGAGAGCAAGGAGCTGAAACGCCTGATCCTGGCTGAGTCAGAGAAGAGCAAGAAGCTGGAGGAGAGGCTGCGGGTGCTGCAGACAGAGATGGCTACCGCAGCCTCCCGTGCAGCTGAGAGGTGCTCACTGATGAAGGTGGAGGTGCAGCGGTGCCAGGAAGAGATGGAGAAGCAGCGAATGACCATTGAGGCCCTGAAGCGGGACCGCCATTGCCAGAGCGAGCGGGAGGATGAGCTGCGGCAGGAGGCGAAGGTCTGCCAAGACAAGTGCCTACagaaggagcagctcctggctgccctgcagcaggagcttgACAGCGCTCGGGCTGAGCGTGCCTCCCTGGAAAGCCAGCACCAGCAGGACCTGGAGCAGAGAGCAAAAGCCATGTCCACGCTGCAAGTCGAGCTAGCGCAGGCCAAGCTGGAGGTGGCTGAGGTGCCGTCACTGCGGGAGCAGTTGGCAGAACAGGACCGGGCCATTCAGCGGCTGCAGGCTGaggcagcagaggcaggggcacagctggcagggctgcAACAGGCCAATGCTCGGCTGGCTGAGGAGAACCAGGGGCTCAGCAAGACTCGCagccaggggcagcagcagcttgagGCGGAACTGGGCCAGGCCAGGGAGCGGCacatgcaggagctggagcagctgcggGCAACATCTGAGGAGCTagtgagcagcagcaggcaggaggctAAGGAGGCAGTGCAGAAGCTGGAAACCATGAGTAAGGAATATgagagcagcaaagcagcagctttggaagagaggaagaaactCCTTCAAGAGAGGCAAAGACTGACAACTCAG GTGGAACAGCTGGAGATAATCCAGAAGGACCAAACGAAACAG GTGGAGGAGCTGAGTAAAAAGCTGACTCAGCATGAGAAGGCCACCTGGACCCAGCAGCAGAGAGTTAAG GCACTTGAAGGGGAGCTGCAGGCAGTGGTCACCAGCCATCAGGAGAaggtggcagagctgcaggtgcaGCTCACCCAGAAGGAGGAGGCAGCTGAGTACTACAAAGGGCAG atggagaaggcaaaaagtCATTATGATGCCAAGAAGCAGCAGAACCAGGAGCTAGCAGAGAAGCTGAAGGCCATGGAGCACCTGCAGAAAGAGAACACAGAGCTTCAGAGCAAATCAGAGAGGCTGGCCAAGGAGCTACAGCAGAGCATCCTGCAGGCCAAGGAGTCTGAGATGAGCTGCAAGAATCTTACCAGCCAGATCCACAGCCTGGAAGCTCAG GTGGAGGTTGCCAAACAACAGGTGCGGGAACTCGGCAAGTTCCAGGTGATGACTGCCACAGTAAAGGGACAGGAGACTTTCTGTCAGAACGTGGCCGACCAGAGCACTGATAGCCTCGATGAGGCACAGCTGCTTGACTCCACCAG GAAGGCTACCAGCTCTCAGTTGGAAGTCTCAGTGGTGCAGTCTGACAGTGAAGAGTCACTGCTGTCTCAGCGACTGCCGCAGAAGAAGTCATCCCTGGAGAGTCTCCACTTCACCCCCATCCTCCATGAGACACCGTcgcagctggagagcagcaccaaCTCCCCGGGTGACTTCTTGCTCAGCTCCGGGTGCAAGACCCGCTCAGCCCGGCGCCGCACTACCATCAACATCACCATGACAGAT AAACAGGCAGAGTCTGAGGAACTGGTCCGCATCAAGAACATCCCATTGGCTCAGTCCACAAAAACTTCTTCCCCTGCTAAGGGCCATCTGCACTCAGATGCCTCCACCCGTTCCCTCACCAGCTTCCCCTCCCAGGAAACTCCTATGAAGCTGGAAACCTCCTCCCCAGGGAAGATGCCTGGCACTTCAGCACTGTTGGGCCTCCCTGGGTACCGGCCAGTCACCCGTAGCTCCCTGCGCttgcaggggagcagcagctccagcctcg GCCGGAGCACCGTGAACCTGGGCACATGCCAGGAAGAGCCGGAGCAGCTGGATGACTGGAACCGCATTGCAGAGCTGCAGCGGCGGAACCAGGCCCGCCCCCCGCACCTGAAGACCAGCTACTCCCTAGAGAGCATG ccctccacCTCCGTGGGAACCATCACAGATGAGGACATGAAGATGGGAGACCCAGAAGAGACGCTGCGACGTGCCAGCATGCAGCCCTCCCAGATCATCACCACCAGCAGCATGGCAGGTGGCCAGCGCAGCACCCAGGCCCCCGCCCAGCCGAGCAGCATGACTACACGGCAGCAGAGGAAGCGCCTCTCGGAGGAGACCCACCAGGGCCCTGACACGCCCCCG TCCAAGAAGCCAACCAGCTGCTTCCCACGGTCCCAGACCACCCAGGACCGCAGTGAGCAGAGTGGCTCTCAGGTTACTCAAGAGAGTGAGcagccagccccagccatgcaA GCTCAGAGGCGCCAGTCGATGGCATTCAGCATCCTCAATACccccagggagctggggaggcGCCTGCTGCGCCGGGCAGCCACCCAGAGGGGCACTCCCACACCCTCCACCAGCAGCGGCACCCGCCGCTCATCCCGCATCGCCACTGCCAAGTCTCCCAAGGGCAAG GCCAGTCGCCAGTCACGCAAGGACAAGCAATCCTGA
- the RNF121 gene encoding E3 ubiquitin ligase RNF121 isoform X1, producing the protein MAAVLEVEVGGPVEREVEEVDLSHLSPEERWRVEHVRMHAKHRGHEAMHAEMVLILIATLVVAQLLLVQWKQRHPRSYNMVTLFQMWVVPLYFTIKLNWWRFLVIWVLFSAVTAFVTFRATRKPLVQTTPRLVYKWFLLIYKISYATGIVGYMAVMFTLFGLNLLFRIKPEDAMDFGISLLFYGLYYGVLERDFAEMCADYMASTIGFYSASGMPTKHLSDSVCAVCGQQIFVDVNEEGIIENTYRLSCNHVFHEFCIRGWCIVGKKQTCPYCKEKVDLKRMFSNPWERPHVMYGQLLDWLRYLVAWQPVIIGLVQGINYILGLE; encoded by the exons ATGGCGGCCGTGCTGGAGGTGGAGGTTGGCGGCCCCGTTGAGCGTGAGGTGGAGGAG gTTGATCTTTCACACTTGTCCCCAGAGGAGAGATGGAG GGTGGAGCATGTACGGATGCATGCCAAGCACCGTGGGCACGAGGCGATGCACGCCGAAATGGTCCTCATCCTCATCGCCACGCTTGTGgtggcacagctcctcctggttCAGTGGAAGCAGCGGCACCCTCGCTCCTACAAT ATGGTGACCCTCTTCCAGATGTGGGTAGTGCCTCTGTATTTCACTATCAAGCTGAACTGGTGGCGGTTCCTGGTGATCTGGGTGCTCTTCTCAGCAGTCACAGCTTTTGTCACCTTCCGGGCAACTCGAAAGCCTCTGGTACAGACAACACCCAG GCTGGTTTATAAATGGTTTCTACTAATATACAAGATCAGCTATGCTACTGGGATCGTGGGGTATATGGCTGTCATGTTTACGCTTTTTGGTCTTAACTTATTATTCAG AATCAAACCAGAAGATGCGATGGACTTCGGCATCTCCCTCCTCTTCTATGGTCTGTACTACGGAGTGCTGGAACGGGACTTTGCTGAAATGTGTGCGGATTACATGGCCTCAACCATCGGG TTCTACAGCGCCTCAGGGATGCCCACCAAGCACCTCTCCGACAGCGTCTGTGCCGTCTGTGGCCAGCAGATCTTCGTGGATGTCAATGAGGAGGGGATCATTGAGAACACCTACCGCCTCTCCTGCAACCACGT GTTTCATGAATTCTGCATCCGGGGCTGGTGCATTGTCGGGAAGAAGCAGACGTGTCCATACTGCAAAGAGAAGGTGGATCTCAAGAGGATGTTCAGTAATCC ctgggagaggcCACACGTCATGTATGGGCAGCTGCTGGACTGGCTGCGCTACTTGGTGGCCTGGCAGCCAGTGATCATCGGACTGGTCCAGGGAATCAACTACATCCTGGGGCTGGAGTAA
- the XNDC1N gene encoding protein XNDC1N isoform X2, with translation MAPVKISYVVSFSSQDPKYPAENLLSEDGIRPWLGCPKEHSRQLSVELQLERASPIGYIDIGNYGSAFLQIEVGRSSWPCDQPYLTLVPTVTLMTPADSKQDQNRCGVRMFKEDFLELTVGQKWDRVRLTCSQPFSPCSRFGLSFIRLRTPQEQEPEPPRPSLDAEDAELSDRPSCSSPAFHRTFFPEPCLRSREEEQLRSCLWKLEAAAWSPAHLSRSARMVLLAARNQGLRPRAGTSTLEGHPESMVKDRGSLAVPGSALDVSAAPPSTCRQPDRHCAPSPVGRAPAAASRPPRMRGRARACSPGERHIGRNDRGQASSDGETGVCPICSGYFLLDLLPTHASQCGEDPTTAWPFLSSDAWVSCPICQLPFGMAEVEQHASNCGEIPRALSSPQCLQ, from the exons ATGGCTCCAGTTAAAATCAGCTATGTGGTGTCCTTCTCCTCCCAG GACCCCAAGTACCCGGCAGAGAACCTGCTGAGTGAGGATGGCATACGGCCCTGGCTTGGCTGCCCCAAGGAGCACAGCAGGCAGCTGAGTGTGGAGCTGCAGCTAGAGAGAGCTAGTCCTATTGGCTACATTGATATTG GGAACTATGGCAGCGCCTTTCTGCAGATTGAGGTTGGACGTTCCTCATGGCCTTGTGACCAGCCCTATCTCACCTTGGTGCCCACTGTCACACTGATGACACCAGCTGACTCAAAGCAGGACCAGAATCGCTGTGGGGTTAGGATGTTTAAGGAAG ATTTTCTGGAGCTGACAGTGGGGCAGAAGTGGGACCGTGTGCGGCTCACCTGCAGCCAGCCCTTCAGTCCGTGCAGCCGCTTCGGGCTCTCCTTCATCCGCCTGCGCACACCACAGGAGCAGGAACCTGAGCCCCCGCGGCCATCCCTGGACGCA GAGGATGCTGAGCTCTCAGACAGACCCTcgtgctccagccctgcctttcACCGGACTTTCTTTCCTGAACCATGCTT GAGATccagggaggaggagcagctgaggagctgCCTGTGGAAGCTGGAAGCAGCTGCCTGGAGCCCAGCCCACCTCAGCCGCTCTGCCCGGATGGTGCTGTTGGCAGCACGGAACCAGGGGCTGAGGCCCAGAGCTGGCACGAGCACCCTGGAGGGTCACCCGGAGTCCATGGTCAAGGACAGGGGAAGTCTTGCAGTGCCAG GCTCTGCACTGGATgtctctgcagcccccccaagCACCTGCAGGCAGCCGGACAGGCActgtgctcccagccctgttgGCAG GGCTCCAGCTGCCGCCTCAAGGCCACCCAGGATGAGAGGAAGAGCCCGAGCCTGCAGCCCCGGAGAGAGACACATCGGGAGGAATGACAGGGGACAGGCCAGCAGTGATGGGGAGACAGGTGTCTGCCCCATCTGCTCAG GCTACTTCCTGCTGGATCTGCTCCCTACACACGCCTCCCAGTGTGGAGAAGACCCCACCACGGCCTGGCCTTTCTTGTCCTCTGATGCCTGGGTGTCCTGCCCCATTTGTCAGCTGCCCTTTGGCATGGCGGAGGTGGAGCAGCATGCCAGCAACTGTGGGGAGATACCAAGGGCCCTGTCCTCACCTCAGTGCCTGCAGTAG
- the XNDC1N gene encoding protein XNDC1N isoform X1: MAPVKISYVVSFSSQDPKYPAENLLSEDGIRPWLGCPKEHSRQLSVELQLERASPIGYIDIGNYGSAFLQIEVGRSSWPCDQPYLTLVPTVTLMTPADSKQDQNRCGVRMFKEADFLELTVGQKWDRVRLTCSQPFSPCSRFGLSFIRLRTPQEQEPEPPRPSLDAEDAELSDRPSCSSPAFHRTFFPEPCLRSREEEQLRSCLWKLEAAAWSPAHLSRSARMVLLAARNQGLRPRAGTSTLEGHPESMVKDRGSLAVPGSALDVSAAPPSTCRQPDRHCAPSPVGRAPAAASRPPRMRGRARACSPGERHIGRNDRGQASSDGETGVCPICSGYFLLDLLPTHASQCGEDPTTAWPFLSSDAWVSCPICQLPFGMAEVEQHASNCGEIPRALSSPQCLQ, from the exons ATGGCTCCAGTTAAAATCAGCTATGTGGTGTCCTTCTCCTCCCAG GACCCCAAGTACCCGGCAGAGAACCTGCTGAGTGAGGATGGCATACGGCCCTGGCTTGGCTGCCCCAAGGAGCACAGCAGGCAGCTGAGTGTGGAGCTGCAGCTAGAGAGAGCTAGTCCTATTGGCTACATTGATATTG GGAACTATGGCAGCGCCTTTCTGCAGATTGAGGTTGGACGTTCCTCATGGCCTTGTGACCAGCCCTATCTCACCTTGGTGCCCACTGTCACACTGATGACACCAGCTGACTCAAAGCAGGACCAGAATCGCTGTGGGGTTAGGATGTTTAAGGAAG CAGATTTTCTGGAGCTGACAGTGGGGCAGAAGTGGGACCGTGTGCGGCTCACCTGCAGCCAGCCCTTCAGTCCGTGCAGCCGCTTCGGGCTCTCCTTCATCCGCCTGCGCACACCACAGGAGCAGGAACCTGAGCCCCCGCGGCCATCCCTGGACGCA GAGGATGCTGAGCTCTCAGACAGACCCTcgtgctccagccctgcctttcACCGGACTTTCTTTCCTGAACCATGCTT GAGATccagggaggaggagcagctgaggagctgCCTGTGGAAGCTGGAAGCAGCTGCCTGGAGCCCAGCCCACCTCAGCCGCTCTGCCCGGATGGTGCTGTTGGCAGCACGGAACCAGGGGCTGAGGCCCAGAGCTGGCACGAGCACCCTGGAGGGTCACCCGGAGTCCATGGTCAAGGACAGGGGAAGTCTTGCAGTGCCAG GCTCTGCACTGGATgtctctgcagcccccccaagCACCTGCAGGCAGCCGGACAGGCActgtgctcccagccctgttgGCAG GGCTCCAGCTGCCGCCTCAAGGCCACCCAGGATGAGAGGAAGAGCCCGAGCCTGCAGCCCCGGAGAGAGACACATCGGGAGGAATGACAGGGGACAGGCCAGCAGTGATGGGGAGACAGGTGTCTGCCCCATCTGCTCAG GCTACTTCCTGCTGGATCTGCTCCCTACACACGCCTCCCAGTGTGGAGAAGACCCCACCACGGCCTGGCCTTTCTTGTCCTCTGATGCCTGGGTGTCCTGCCCCATTTGTCAGCTGCCCTTTGGCATGGCGGAGGTGGAGCAGCATGCCAGCAACTGTGGGGAGATACCAAGGGCCCTGTCCTCACCTCAGTGCCTGCAGTAG